A window of Corallococcus silvisoli contains these coding sequences:
- a CDS encoding glycosyltransferase family 39 protein, whose product MSLVPGVLAVLQLGRIHPDEVFQSLEPAWWRVHGYGVLAWEWREGLRNWAAPGVLAAFLKLAEVLGITNPRIYRGVVAVPQFALHAWSLWAVYRFAARRAGPWGGALAVLLLGLSGPVLLFAGRTLSESFSASFLLVAMEALDRPVTGQAAQVRRAGLVGGLALGLAVVTRYPSALFVVAALVWLAVARRWRLLAFTVLGGAGVAVGLGLLDWGTWGTPFHSFLAYLRYNVISGEAAAAFGASPPDFYRQPLLRAVPLWAWAALPLSVGPLLRLRALSLPLTCAVVYTAVLLITPHKEERFLYPGLVVGLLAAAAQLAVAITRLSRPGMRGGVAVLALGLGFVHATGFPSQDLRADQFRAIVRATRGDATGLLIVNEGLWGSGGFFYVGRNIPWRTCDWPHDAAFQASIRDRAFNRAVTFEGRALTELQSAGFHVVRQVGRETILARD is encoded by the coding sequence GTGTCGCTGGTGCCCGGCGTGCTGGCGGTGCTCCAGTTGGGGCGCATCCACCCGGACGAGGTGTTCCAGTCGCTGGAGCCCGCGTGGTGGCGCGTGCACGGCTACGGCGTGCTGGCGTGGGAGTGGCGGGAGGGCCTGCGCAACTGGGCGGCCCCCGGTGTGCTGGCCGCCTTCCTCAAGCTGGCGGAGGTGCTCGGCATCACGAACCCGCGCATCTACCGGGGCGTGGTGGCCGTTCCCCAGTTCGCCCTGCATGCCTGGAGCCTGTGGGCGGTGTATCGCTTCGCCGCGCGCCGAGCGGGTCCATGGGGTGGCGCGCTCGCCGTGCTGCTCCTGGGACTGAGCGGTCCGGTGCTCCTCTTCGCCGGGCGCACGCTGTCGGAGTCCTTCTCCGCGTCCTTCCTCCTCGTGGCCATGGAGGCCCTGGACCGGCCGGTCACCGGGCAGGCTGCCCAGGTCCGCCGGGCGGGGCTCGTGGGGGGCCTGGCCTTGGGGCTCGCGGTGGTGACGCGCTATCCGTCCGCCCTCTTCGTGGTGGCGGCGCTGGTGTGGCTGGCGGTCGCGCGGCGGTGGCGCCTGCTGGCCTTCACCGTTCTGGGGGGAGCCGGGGTCGCGGTGGGGCTGGGCCTGCTCGACTGGGGCACCTGGGGAACGCCGTTCCACTCGTTCCTGGCCTACCTCCGCTACAACGTGATCTCCGGAGAGGCCGCCGCGGCGTTCGGCGCCTCACCGCCGGACTTCTACAGGCAGCCGCTGCTCCGGGCCGTGCCCCTGTGGGCCTGGGCCGCCCTGCCCCTGTCCGTGGGCCCCCTGCTGCGTCTGCGCGCGCTGTCCCTGCCGCTCACCTGCGCGGTCGTCTACACGGCCGTCCTCCTGATTACGCCGCACAAGGAGGAGCGCTTCCTCTACCCGGGGCTCGTGGTGGGCCTGCTCGCGGCGGCTGCCCAACTGGCCGTGGCCATCACGCGGCTTTCCAGACCGGGGATGAGGGGCGGGGTGGCGGTGCTGGCCCTGGGCCTGGGCTTCGTGCACGCCACGGGGTTCCCTTCCCAGGACCTGCGGGCGGACCAGTTCCGCGCCATCGTCCGGGCCACTCGGGGAGACGCGACGGGCCTGCTCATCGTCAACGAGGGGCTGTGGGGCTCAGGAGGTTTCTTCTACGTGGGCCGGAACATCCCCTGGCGCACCTGCGACTGGCCCCACGACGCGGCCTTCCAGGCCTCCATCCGGGACCGAGCCTTCAACCGAGCCGTCACCTTCGAGGGGCGGGCCCTGACGGAGCTCCAGTCCGCCGGCTTCCACGTCGTCCGACAGGTGGGCCGCGAGACCATCCTCGCCCGCGACTGA
- the serS gene encoding serine--tRNA ligase codes for MLDLRNVAQNFDAVVARLKTRGGSLDLGPFQALFLERRDLYVSMEALAARRNAANEEMKRKAKEDPSAMEKLRGDLRGVSQEIKEKEGRLKEVEEELNRILLVIPNVPHESVPVGTSADDNVQVKAWGEKPNLLFTPKQHFELGESLGMLDFERAAKVSGSRFTFYKGALARLERALVTFMIDVHTQKGYTELLPPYLVLRETMMGTGQLPKFEDDAFKTSGDPERFLIPTAEVPVTNYHADEILEGDQLPIRYCAFSPCFRAEAGAAGRDTRGLIRQHQFHKVELVKFAPPEKSLEELEAMTDDACDILRRLGLHHRVMLLCTGDMGFGARKTYDIEVWLPGQGAYREISSCSDCGDFQARRAKIRFRPQKGDKPQMVHTLNGSGLAVGRTSIAILENFQREDGSVAIPEALVPYMGGMKELRPL; via the coding sequence ATGCTGGACCTCCGGAACGTTGCGCAGAACTTCGATGCGGTCGTCGCCCGACTGAAGACGCGGGGCGGCAGCCTGGACCTCGGCCCCTTCCAGGCGCTCTTTCTGGAGCGCCGCGACCTCTACGTCTCCATGGAAGCGCTGGCCGCGCGCCGCAACGCCGCCAACGAGGAGATGAAGCGCAAGGCCAAGGAGGATCCGTCCGCGATGGAGAAGCTCCGCGGCGACCTGCGCGGCGTCTCCCAGGAGATCAAGGAGAAGGAGGGCCGCCTCAAGGAAGTGGAGGAGGAGCTCAACCGCATCCTGCTCGTCATCCCCAACGTGCCCCACGAATCGGTGCCGGTGGGCACCAGCGCGGATGACAACGTCCAGGTGAAGGCCTGGGGTGAGAAGCCGAACCTGCTCTTCACGCCGAAGCAGCACTTCGAGCTGGGCGAGTCGCTGGGCATGCTCGACTTCGAGCGCGCCGCGAAGGTGTCCGGCAGCCGCTTCACCTTCTACAAGGGCGCGCTGGCGCGGCTGGAGCGCGCGCTGGTCACGTTCATGATCGATGTGCACACGCAGAAGGGCTACACGGAGCTGCTGCCGCCCTACCTGGTGCTGCGCGAGACGATGATGGGCACCGGCCAGTTGCCCAAGTTCGAGGACGACGCGTTCAAGACGTCCGGCGACCCGGAGCGCTTCCTCATCCCCACCGCGGAAGTCCCCGTGACGAACTACCACGCGGACGAAATCCTGGAGGGCGACCAGCTCCCCATCCGCTACTGCGCCTTCAGCCCGTGCTTCCGCGCGGAAGCCGGCGCGGCGGGGCGCGACACCCGCGGCCTCATCCGCCAGCACCAGTTCCACAAGGTGGAGCTCGTGAAGTTCGCCCCTCCGGAGAAGAGCCTGGAGGAGCTGGAGGCCATGACGGACGACGCCTGCGACATCCTCCGCCGGCTGGGGCTGCACCACCGCGTGATGCTGCTGTGCACCGGAGACATGGGCTTCGGCGCGAGGAAGACCTACGACATCGAGGTCTGGCTGCCGGGCCAGGGCGCGTACCGCGAGATTTCGTCCTGCTCGGACTGCGGCGACTTCCAGGCGCGCCGCGCGAAGATCCGCTTCCGCCCCCAGAAGGGCGACAAGCCGCAGATGGTGCACACCCTCAACGGCAGCGGACTGGCCGTGGGGCGCACGAGCATCGCCATCCTGGAGAACTTCCAGCGGGAGGACGGAAGCGTCGCCATCCCGGAGGCGTTGGTGCCGTACATGGGGGGCATGAAGGAACTGCGCCCCCTGTAG
- a CDS encoding phytoene desaturase family protein gives MPDVIVVGAGHNGLVAAAMLARRGLSVTVLEEKDQVGGACKTEYPFRTAPKLGVSTGAYLLGLMPPELLQELQMELPLKRRDPHYFLPTMDKRYLLFGSDERELERQFREFFSEADWNAHVAMNAELGALREDLAPAWLLPPLSLEETAERYVRPALRQHFIRLCRGTAREYLERFGYKSDFVKAMYAVTDAFSGLDGGYDTPGTGMNLLVHNLCRLPGSGGTWMIVEGGMGTVTQRIAQLARKHGAELRTNAKVASVRVDGGVVKGVVLESGEELSAKVVVSNADPFRTLKLVETSALPEDYRRKVDGLSAPGTTLKVNLCLKSLPTFTCLPEDRGQFGPTIHLLPQEDDVLGALAHGYKEAQAGRLAEFPSIEWYVHTTVDPTLKDAEGHHNSALFVEWVPEKLEGTTWEKEEARYVKHLLSICDRFAPGTSDLVQEYFALTPPKIESHFGITRGHIHHVDNKRGFTDRLPYETPVQGLYFCSAGCHPAGSVIGAAGHNAANVVLQALGR, from the coding sequence ATGCCAGACGTCATCGTGGTGGGTGCGGGCCACAACGGACTTGTCGCGGCGGCGATGCTCGCTCGCCGGGGCCTGTCGGTCACCGTGCTGGAAGAGAAGGACCAGGTGGGCGGTGCATGCAAGACGGAGTATCCGTTCCGCACCGCGCCGAAGCTCGGTGTCTCCACCGGCGCGTACCTCCTGGGGCTGATGCCGCCGGAGCTGCTCCAGGAGCTCCAGATGGAGCTGCCGCTCAAGCGCCGCGACCCGCATTACTTCCTCCCCACGATGGACAAGCGCTACCTGCTGTTCGGCTCGGATGAGCGGGAGCTGGAGCGGCAGTTCCGCGAGTTCTTCTCCGAGGCGGACTGGAACGCCCACGTCGCGATGAACGCGGAGCTGGGGGCGCTGCGCGAGGACCTGGCGCCCGCCTGGCTGCTGCCCCCCCTGTCGCTGGAGGAGACCGCGGAGCGCTATGTGCGCCCTGCCCTGCGCCAGCACTTCATCCGGCTGTGTCGCGGCACGGCCCGCGAGTACCTGGAGCGCTTCGGCTACAAGTCCGACTTCGTGAAGGCGATGTACGCCGTCACCGACGCGTTCTCCGGCCTGGACGGCGGCTATGACACGCCGGGCACGGGCATGAACCTGCTGGTGCACAACCTCTGCCGGCTGCCGGGCAGTGGCGGCACGTGGATGATCGTCGAAGGCGGTATGGGCACCGTCACCCAGCGCATCGCGCAGCTGGCGCGCAAGCACGGGGCGGAGCTGCGCACGAACGCCAAGGTGGCGTCGGTGCGCGTGGACGGGGGCGTGGTGAAGGGCGTGGTGCTGGAGAGCGGCGAGGAGCTGTCCGCGAAGGTCGTCGTCTCCAACGCGGACCCCTTCCGCACGCTGAAGCTGGTGGAGACCTCCGCGCTGCCGGAGGACTACCGCCGCAAGGTGGACGGCCTGTCCGCGCCCGGCACGACGCTGAAGGTGAACCTGTGCCTCAAGTCCCTGCCCACCTTCACCTGCCTGCCGGAGGACCGGGGCCAGTTCGGGCCCACCATCCACCTGCTGCCCCAGGAGGACGACGTGCTCGGGGCGCTCGCGCACGGCTACAAGGAGGCCCAGGCGGGCCGGCTGGCGGAGTTCCCCTCCATCGAGTGGTACGTCCACACCACCGTGGATCCGACCCTCAAGGACGCGGAGGGGCACCACAACTCCGCGCTCTTCGTGGAGTGGGTGCCGGAGAAGCTGGAGGGCACCACGTGGGAGAAGGAGGAGGCCCGGTACGTGAAGCACCTGCTCTCCATCTGCGACCGCTTCGCGCCGGGAACGAGCGACCTGGTCCAGGAGTACTTCGCGCTCACGCCGCCGAAGATTGAATCCCACTTCGGCATCACCCGCGGCCACATCCACCATGTGGACAACAAGCGGGGCTTCACCGACCGCCTGCCCTATGAGACGCCCGTGCAGGGGCTCTACTTCTGCAGCGCGGGCTGCCACCCGGCGGGCAGCGTCATCGGCGCGGCGGGGCACAACGCGGCCAACGTGGTGCTACAGGCGCTCGGACGCTGA
- the dnaX gene encoding DNA polymerase III subunit gamma/tau, which yields MSYLVLARKWRPQKFDDMTGQEHVVRTIGNAIKMDRVAHAYLFCGPRGVGKTTAARLLAKALNCEQGPTATPCGTCRACTEITSGTSVDVAEIDGASNNGVENVREIRENAKYLPQRDRHKIYIIDEVHMLSGAAFNALLKTLEEPPGHVKFIFATTEAHKLPDTILSRCQRHNFRRISAARMLQRLKEICQAEGAGISEQSLSLVVRQSEGGMRDALSLLDQILASCGPNPTDEAVAEAMGAIDRTVVQDFAEALVRKDAKRVLGRVDEVFNRGLDLKRLAEELALQLRHVFVTKSLGEAPAELAESEQKALLALAKEADTAQLSRLFDIVHGCIWDVSRAAQPRLALEMALLKAIQLSPAGSIPDLLARVERLSAGLGAEGATKSTSGAPGGRSGPANFRV from the coding sequence ATGAGCTACCTCGTCCTCGCCCGCAAATGGCGCCCGCAGAAGTTCGATGACATGACCGGACAGGAGCACGTCGTCCGGACCATCGGGAATGCCATCAAGATGGACCGGGTCGCGCATGCGTACCTGTTCTGTGGCCCTCGAGGGGTGGGCAAGACGACGGCCGCCCGCCTGCTCGCCAAGGCCCTCAACTGTGAGCAGGGGCCCACGGCGACCCCGTGTGGCACCTGCCGGGCGTGCACGGAGATCACCTCGGGCACCAGCGTGGACGTGGCGGAGATCGACGGTGCGTCGAACAACGGCGTCGAGAACGTGCGCGAGATTCGCGAGAACGCGAAGTACCTGCCGCAGCGCGACCGCCACAAGATCTACATCATCGACGAGGTGCACATGCTCTCGGGGGCGGCGTTCAACGCGCTCCTGAAGACGCTGGAGGAGCCGCCCGGTCACGTGAAGTTCATCTTCGCGACGACGGAGGCGCACAAGCTCCCGGACACCATCCTGTCGCGCTGCCAGCGCCACAACTTCCGGCGCATCTCCGCGGCGAGGATGCTCCAGCGGCTGAAGGAGATCTGCCAGGCGGAAGGCGCGGGCATCTCCGAGCAGTCTCTGTCCCTGGTGGTGCGCCAGTCCGAAGGCGGCATGCGCGACGCGCTGAGCCTGCTGGACCAGATCCTCGCGTCGTGCGGTCCCAACCCCACCGACGAGGCCGTCGCGGAGGCGATGGGGGCCATCGACCGCACGGTGGTGCAGGACTTCGCGGAGGCGCTGGTCCGCAAGGACGCGAAGCGGGTGCTGGGCCGGGTGGATGAGGTGTTCAACCGGGGCCTGGACCTGAAGCGGCTGGCGGAGGAGCTGGCGCTGCAGCTGCGGCACGTCTTCGTTACGAAGTCGCTGGGAGAAGCACCGGCGGAGCTGGCCGAATCCGAGCAGAAGGCGCTGCTGGCGCTCGCGAAGGAAGCGGACACGGCGCAGCTGTCGCGCCTGTTCGACATCGTGCACGGCTGCATCTGGGATGTGTCGCGCGCCGCGCAGCCGAGGCTTGCGCTGGAGATGGCGCTGCTCAAGGCCATCCAGCTGTCGCCCGCTGGTTCGATTCCCGACCTGCTGGCCCGCGTGGAGCGGCTGTCAGCGGGGCTCGGCGCGGAAGGCGCCACGAAGAGCACGTCCGGAGCGCCGGGAGGTCGCTCCGGTCCCGCGAACTTTCGCGTCTGA
- a CDS encoding DNA polymerase III subunit gamma/tau, producing the protein MIPATQHAGAPPAPTRPPPAALMEGLSPAAARPLSFLRNGGAGSPVPPPATLPPAPVVMDDLPPSAARPLSFLRNGGGAAPAMDAPQAPGIVMDDLPPSAARPLSFLRNGGAQAPTAPIPGPTPVPTSPAEPGPTVRITNMRRPEPVGPPASPAYGDEPVDERMFPEEGSAEGCASGECIPVAEPAAPEPEPPEPEPPPVAAPVASGRDNPNRSLPERWRAAVESVKATSVRHGTALANGRLQSMKAGEIILGFPPSAAFHKAAVTASGGKAIVDAALATHFGRAVKLTIQDVAQTQDAALPGGMGQSLSEQDSHSRATHEKTTEGKVRAHASVRAILKMLGGEIEHIQVYEPERPPAGLPDVPTAPED; encoded by the coding sequence ATGATCCCCGCCACCCAGCACGCCGGTGCGCCGCCAGCCCCCACGCGCCCTCCGCCTGCCGCGTTGATGGAGGGGCTGTCTCCGGCGGCCGCCCGTCCCCTCTCCTTCCTGCGCAATGGCGGCGCGGGCAGCCCCGTTCCCCCCCCCGCCACCCTGCCTCCCGCGCCGGTGGTGATGGACGACCTGCCCCCATCCGCGGCACGTCCCCTCTCCTTCCTGCGCAACGGCGGCGGCGCGGCGCCCGCGATGGACGCCCCCCAGGCTCCGGGCATCGTCATGGACGACCTGCCCCCGTCCGCGGCGCGTCCCCTCTCCTTCCTGCGCAATGGCGGCGCCCAGGCTCCCACCGCCCCCATCCCCGGCCCTACGCCGGTGCCAACGAGTCCCGCCGAGCCCGGCCCCACCGTGCGCATCACCAACATGCGCCGGCCCGAGCCCGTGGGCCCGCCAGCGTCTCCCGCCTACGGCGACGAGCCCGTGGACGAGCGCATGTTCCCCGAGGAGGGCTCCGCCGAAGGTTGTGCCTCCGGCGAGTGCATCCCCGTCGCGGAACCCGCCGCCCCGGAACCCGAGCCTCCGGAACCCGAACCGCCCCCCGTGGCGGCCCCTGTGGCCTCTGGCCGCGACAACCCCAACCGCTCGCTGCCCGAGCGCTGGCGTGCCGCGGTGGAGAGCGTGAAGGCCACGTCCGTGCGCCACGGCACGGCGCTCGCCAACGGCCGCCTCCAGTCCATGAAGGCGGGCGAAATCATCCTGGGCTTCCCGCCCTCCGCCGCCTTCCACAAGGCCGCCGTCACGGCCTCCGGGGGCAAGGCCATCGTCGACGCGGCATTGGCCACGCACTTCGGCCGGGCGGTGAAGCTCACCATCCAGGACGTGGCGCAGACCCAGGACGCCGCCCTCCCGGGGGGCATGGGGCAGAGCCTGTCCGAACAGGACTCCCACAGCCGCGCCACCCACGAGAAGACCACCGAGGGAAAGGTGCGCGCCCACGCGTCCGTGCGAGCCATCCTCAAGATGCTGGGCGGCGAAATCGAGCACATCCAGGTCTACGAGCCCGAGCGGCCACCGGCCGGCCTCCCGGACGTCCCCACCGCTCCTGAGGACTGA
- a CDS encoding YbaB/EbfC family nucleoid-associated protein, with translation MPGIDLNYFIRQANKLTEKIEERKKQLAEETVEAKSGEGLVTVVANCVQEIRSIKIDKSAIDPNDPGMLEDLITAAVNAALANSRQHMNSELAKISGGVKIPGIN, from the coding sequence ATGCCCGGCATCGACCTGAACTACTTCATCCGGCAGGCGAACAAGCTCACCGAGAAGATCGAGGAGCGGAAGAAGCAGCTGGCGGAAGAGACCGTCGAGGCGAAGTCCGGCGAGGGCCTCGTGACGGTCGTCGCCAACTGCGTCCAGGAGATCCGCAGCATCAAGATCGACAAGAGCGCCATCGACCCCAACGACCCCGGGATGCTCGAGGACCTCATCACCGCCGCCGTGAACGCTGCCCTGGCGAACAGCCGTCAGCACATGAACAGCGAGCTGGCGAAGATCTCCGGCGGGGTGAAGATCCCCGGCATTAACTAA
- the tadA gene encoding tRNA adenosine(34) deaminase TadA, whose protein sequence is MSDDIAFMQQALELAQKAASLGEVPVGAVAVLDGNVVGTGFNRRECDRNPFAHAEMLALDAAAKARGAWRLSGVTLYVTLEPCAMCAGALVQSRVTRLVFGTMDPKAGAVGSLYNLVEEPRHNHRLQVTSGILAEDSRQLLKTFFERLRAKRREN, encoded by the coding sequence ATGAGTGACGACATCGCTTTCATGCAGCAGGCTTTAGAGCTCGCGCAGAAGGCAGCCTCACTCGGAGAAGTACCCGTCGGTGCGGTAGCAGTGCTGGACGGCAACGTCGTGGGCACGGGCTTCAACCGGCGTGAGTGTGACCGGAATCCCTTTGCCCATGCCGAGATGCTTGCGCTGGATGCCGCAGCGAAAGCACGCGGTGCGTGGCGACTCTCCGGGGTGACGCTCTACGTGACGCTGGAACCGTGCGCGATGTGCGCCGGTGCGCTGGTCCAGTCTCGCGTTACCCGACTCGTCTTTGGTACAATGGATCCGAAAGCGGGTGCGGTCGGCTCGCTGTACAACTTGGTGGAAGAGCCGCGACACAACCACCGGCTCCAGGTCACGAGCGGCATCTTGGCGGAAGACAGTCGCCAGCTTCTCAAGACGTTCTTCGAGCGCTTGCGCGCGAAGCGACGTGAAAACTGA